One Polaribacter sp. KT25b DNA segment encodes these proteins:
- a CDS encoding PAS domain-containing sensor histidine kinase produces MILLVLLASILILGVTVYQYDEQTKDYNIQRFERKEATTQETIELELTNKTTYLVNTENLPKIFQERIYEISSINKLNISFFDLKGNFLISSKTNAFEETDIKPLNHLILNELSQNSNHKILKSREEDGVGYQTSYSYINDPKFKRIGILEMQFTQDNSEIESELREFIYRLGLVYLLMFIIAIALAYLLSSYITRSIQTISDKMHQTRLHERNEKIILNAASSEIEVLVEAYNNMIDQLEESAVKLAKSEREQAWREMAKQVAHEIKNPLTPMRLSVQSFERKFNPADENIREKLAEYSKTLIQQIDVMSSIASAFSDFAKMPTQKREKVEIISVVKLALDIFGEDFINYYPKEEELFAYLDKTQLIRIVTNLVKNAIQATENKETPIIDVTVLSENNNVKITVTDNGRGIQEKVKDLIFEPKFTTKSSGMGLGLAMIKNIIEAYDGTISFTSEEGIGTVFTVVLPKI; encoded by the coding sequence ATGATTTTATTGGTGTTGTTAGCATCAATATTAATTTTGGGTGTAACTGTTTATCAATACGACGAGCAAACAAAAGATTATAATATTCAGCGTTTTGAGCGTAAAGAAGCTACAACTCAAGAAACTATTGAGTTAGAATTAACAAATAAAACAACATATTTAGTTAACACAGAAAATTTACCAAAAATATTTCAAGAACGTATTTATGAAATATCATCTATAAATAAATTAAATATTTCATTTTTCGATTTAAAGGGTAATTTTCTAATTTCATCTAAAACAAATGCGTTTGAAGAAACAGATATAAAACCTTTAAATCATCTTATTTTAAATGAATTATCTCAAAACTCTAATCATAAAATATTAAAAAGTAGAGAAGAAGATGGTGTTGGGTATCAAACTTCATATTCGTATATAAACGACCCTAAGTTTAAAAGAATAGGAATTTTAGAAATGCAGTTTACGCAAGATAATTCTGAAATTGAAAGTGAATTAAGAGAGTTTATTTACAGATTAGGTTTGGTGTATTTACTAATGTTTATAATTGCTATTGCGCTTGCCTATTTGTTATCTAGTTATATTACAAGATCAATACAAACTATTTCTGATAAAATGCATCAAACACGATTGCATGAACGAAATGAAAAAATAATTTTAAATGCAGCAAGTTCAGAAATTGAAGTTTTAGTAGAAGCTTATAATAATATGATTGATCAGCTTGAAGAAAGTGCTGTAAAATTAGCAAAAAGCGAACGTGAACAAGCTTGGCGAGAAATGGCAAAACAAGTTGCGCACGAAATTAAAAATCCGTTAACACCAATGCGTTTATCTGTGCAAAGTTTTGAGCGTAAATTTAATCCTGCGGATGAAAATATTAGAGAAAAATTAGCAGAATATAGTAAAACATTAATTCAACAAATAGATGTAATGAGCTCTATTGCTTCTGCTTTTTCTGATTTTGCTAAAATGCCAACTCAAAAAAGAGAAAAAGTTGAAATAATAAGTGTTGTTAAATTAGCGTTAGATATTTTTGGTGAAGATTTTATCAACTATTATCCAAAAGAAGAAGAATTATTTGCCTATTTAGATAAAACTCAATTGATTAGAATTGTTACTAATTTGGTTAAAAATGCCATTCAAGCTACAGAAAATAAAGAAACTCCTATAATTGATGTTACTGTTTTATCAGAAAATAATAACGTAAAAATTACGGTTACAGATAACGGAAGAGGAATTCAAGAAAAAGTAAAAGATTTAATTTTCGAACCAAAATTTACTACAAAATCTAGTGGAATGGGACTTGGTTTGGCAATGATAAAAAATATTATAGAAGCGTATGATGGTACAATTTCTTTTACATCAGAAGAAGGAATTGGTACTGTTTTTACAGTGGTTTTACCAAAAATATAA